A window of Apium graveolens cultivar Ventura chromosome 8, ASM990537v1, whole genome shotgun sequence contains these coding sequences:
- the LOC141680780 gene encoding adenylate isopentenyltransferase 1, chloroplastic-like has protein sequence MRLSFSLLHPSKFFQQLRWAHTMNPTTKAIVIMGPTGSGKSKLSVELTSRFFTNSEIINSDKIQLYNGLNITTNKITLQDQLGVTHHLLGAINSSSSLTPFGFRSLASHYISNITSRNKLPFIVGGSNSLIYALLSKEFDPNVNIFHDPKTDMTCPQLQYNCCFLYVDVALPVLNQYLQKRVDEMLDSGMLKELQDFHDSGEIDSVSQTGLRQAIGIPELEKYIKYTNCTNFDKDAAKTMYDDAIKEIKMNTWQLAKRQVMKIQRLREIGWDLQKIDATEAITASLNGERVGEIWERDVVKASVKIVKRFLEE, from the coding sequence ATGAGATTATCATTCTCACTTCTTCACCCCTCCAAATTTTTCCAACAACTCAGATGGGCCCACACCATGAACCCTACCACCAAAGCAATCGTCATCATGGGCCCCACAGGCTCAGGAAAATCAAAGCTCTCCGTTGAACTCACCTCAAGATTCTTCACCAACTCGGAGATTATCAACTCAGACAAGATACAGCTTTACAATGGCCTAAACATCACTACAAACAAAATCACATTACAAGACCAACTCGGCGTGACTCACCATCTACTCGGTGCAATCAACTCGTCCTCCTCACTCACTCCTTTCGGGTTTCGATCACTCGCTTCTCATTACATCTCAAACATCACTTCTCGTAATAAACTCCCATTCATTGTAGGTGGATCCAACTCACTCATCTACGCTCTCCTCTCAAAAGAATTCGACCCGAATGTCAACATTTTTCACGACCCGAAAACTGATATGACATGCCCTCAGCTCCAATACAACTGCTGTTTCCTCTATGTCGACGTGGCATTACCTGTTTTAAACCAGTACTTACAAAAACGAGTTGATGAAATGCTTGACTCGGGCATGTTAAAAGAATTACAAGACTTTCACGACTCAGGTGAGATTGACTCAGTGAGTCAAACCGGGTTAAGACAAGCAATAGGAATCCCCGAGTTAGAGAAATACATAAAATACACTAACTGCACAAACTTCGATAAAGATGCGGCGAAGACAATGTACGATGATGCAATAAAAGAAATCAAGATGAACACGTGGCAGCTAGCGAAGAGACAAGTGATGAAGATCCAACGGCTGAGAGAAATCGGGTGGGACCTACAGAAAATAGATGCCACGGAGGCAATTACGGCGAGTTTAAATGGGGAGAGAGTGGGAGAGATATGGGAGAGAGATGTAGTGAAGGCAAGCGTTAAAATTGTGAAGCGGTTTTTAGAAGAGTAG